A region of Vitis vinifera cultivar Pinot Noir 40024 chromosome 13, ASM3070453v1 DNA encodes the following proteins:
- the LOC100241077 gene encoding probable U3 small nucleolar RNA-associated protein 7 translates to MGVEQENGTPTEMVPASEQDISDELDVKVKKYLRGEGANLEALQDKKLKGQLVIREELYGKSAKAAAKAEKWLMPSEGGYLEAEGIEKTWRIKQESIAREVDILSSKNQYDIVLPELGPYTLDFTSSGRYMAVGGRKGHLAIIDMKNMGVIKDFQVRETVRDVVFLHNELFFAAAQKKYPYIYNRDGTELHCLKEHGSVLKLQFLKNHFLLASINKFGQLHYQDVTMGEMVGNYRTGLGRTAVMQVNPFNGVVGLGHSGGIVTMWKPTSSAPLVKMLCHHGPISALAFHPNGHLMATAGMDKKIKLWDLRKFEVLQTLPGHAKTLDFSQKGLLATGTGSFVQILGDFSGTENYSRYMGHSMAKGYQIGKVLFRPYEDVLSIGHSMGWSCILIPGSGEPNFDSWVANPFETSKQRREKEVHSLLDKLPPETIMLDPTKIGTVRQSRKREKPTKQERKAEMEAAVEDAKSIPLRKKMKGKNKPSKKVKKREEAVARAKKPFLERQMEEENLSTKKQKISGEIELPKSLQRFARKKATT, encoded by the exons ATGGGGGTGGAACAAGAAAATGGTACTCCTACAGAGATGGTGCCGGCTTCCGAACAG gATATCTCTGATGAGTTAGATGTGAAAGTGAAGAAGTATCTTAGAGGTGAAGGTGCTAATTTAGAG GCTTTACAAGATAAGAAATTGAAGGGTCAACTTGTTATTAGAGAAGAATTATATGGAAAATCTGCAAAAGCTGCTGCCAAGGCTGAGAAG TGGCTTATGCCAAGTGAGGGAGGCTATTTGGAGGCAGAAGGTATAGAGAAGACTTGGAGGATCAAACAAGAGTCTATTGCACGTGAAGTGGATATCCTAAGCTCAAAGAATCAATATGATATAGTCTTACCAG AGCTTGGTCCTTACACTCTGGATTTCACCTCAAGTGGTCGGTATATGGCAGTTGGAGGACGTAAGGGCCACCTGGCTATCatagatatgaaaaatatgggtGTAATTAAAGACTTTCAG GTTAGGGAAACAGTCCGTGATGTGGTGTTCTTGCACAATGAGCTGTTTTTTGCTGCTGCCCAAAAGAA GTATCCATATATTTATAACCGGGATGGGACAGAACTTCACTGTCTAAAG GAGCATGGTTCAGTACTAAAACTTCAGTTTCTGAAAAACCATTTCCTCTTAGCATCCATAAATAAATTTGGGCAGCTTCATTACCAAGATGTTACTATGGGTGAAATGGTTGGTAACTACCGGACTGGTCTAGGCCGTACTGCTGTAATGCAGGTGAATCCATTCAATGGAGTTGTTGGTTTGGGTCATTCTGGTGGTATAGTGACCATGTGGAAGCCTACCAGCTCTGCTCCCCTCGTGAAGATGCTGTGTCATCATGGACCCATCTCAGCTTTAGCATTCCACCCCAATGGACATCTCATGGCCACAGCTGGCATGGATAAGAAAATCAAGCTTTGGGACTTGAGGAAATTTGAGGTTCTCCAAACTTTACCAGGCCATGCCAAGACCTTGGACTTCAGTCAGAAAGGTTTGCTTGCCACTGGAACTGGCTCATTTGTACAAATTCTCGGAGATTTCTCAGGGACTGAAAATTATAGTCGGTATATGGGTCATTCCATGGCGAAAGGCTACCAGATAGGAAAAGTGCTGTTCCGACCATACGAAGATGTTCTGAGCATAGGGCACTCTATGGGTTGGTCTTGTATTCTCATCCCTGGATCTGGAGAACCCAACTTCGATTCATGGGTGGCAAACCCGTTTGAAACATCAAAACAGCGGAGAGAGAAGGAAGTACACTCTCTTCTCGACAAGCTCCCGCCTGAAACAATTATGCTGGACCCCACCAAGATTGGTACAGTGAGGCAAtcaaggaagagagagaagccAACAAAGCAGGAGAGAAAGGCCGAAATGGAGGCTGCTGTGGAAGATGCCAAGAGCATTCCCCtgaggaagaaaatgaaggggAAGAACAAGCCGAGTAAGAAAGTGAAGAAGAGGGAGGAGGCAGTTGCCAGAGCCAAGAAGCCATTCCTGGAGCGGCAAATGGAGGAAGAAAATTTGTCTACAAAGAAACAGAAAATAAGTGGGGAAATTGAACTGCCCAAATCTCTACAGCGCTTTGCTCGCAAGAAAGCAACAACATGA